Proteins from a single region of Campylobacter lari:
- a CDS encoding MnmA/TRMU family protein, translating to MKALALFSGGLDSMLAIKLISSQGIEVKALNINIGFGSTSDKSELMAKRAAMAGASFEMIDVRNAYLQEVLFNPQYGYGKHFNPCIDCHAFMFKTALSMLKDENASFIITGEVVGQRPMSQRNDAMAKVKKLALDEEDLILRPMCAKNLPLTKPEREGWVDREKLENISGRSRKRQLELAAKFGFEDFESPGGGCLLTLESFSNKIKDFIKFDKNMQVNDAQLLKYGRHLRLPNGSKMIVGRNELENQFLKELKTQKYEELKLFDLIGAYSLVDENINPQDLELALSIALTYAKTQNNTKYKIGFKDKIFQSMAFEDKNKIQEYFIN from the coding sequence ATGAAAGCATTAGCACTTTTTAGTGGTGGTCTTGATTCTATGCTTGCTATAAAACTTATAAGCTCTCAAGGCATAGAGGTAAAAGCTTTAAATATCAATATAGGCTTTGGTAGCACAAGCGATAAAAGCGAACTCATGGCAAAACGCGCTGCTATGGCAGGGGCTAGTTTTGAAATGATAGATGTAAGAAATGCATATTTGCAAGAAGTTTTATTTAATCCTCAATATGGTTATGGAAAACATTTTAACCCTTGTATAGATTGTCATGCTTTTATGTTTAAAACCGCTCTTTCTATGTTAAAAGATGAAAACGCAAGTTTTATCATCACAGGAGAAGTAGTTGGTCAACGCCCTATGAGTCAAAGAAATGATGCTATGGCTAAGGTTAAAAAACTAGCACTTGATGAAGAAGATTTAATCTTGCGTCCAATGTGTGCTAAAAATTTACCTTTAACCAAACCTGAGCGTGAAGGTTGGGTTGATAGAGAAAAGTTAGAAAACATCAGCGGAAGAAGTAGAAAAAGACAACTTGAACTAGCTGCCAAATTTGGTTTTGAAGATTTTGAAAGTCCGGGTGGTGGATGTTTACTCACACTTGAGAGTTTTTCAAATAAAATCAAAGATTTTATTAAATTTGATAAAAATATGCAAGTTAATGATGCACAACTTTTAAAATATGGACGCCACTTAAGACTTCCAAATGGCTCTAAAATGATAGTAGGTAGAAATGAGCTAGAAAATCAATTTTTAAAAGAATTAAAAACTCAAAAATATGAAGAATTAAAACTCTTTGATTTAATCGGTGCTTATTCTTTGGTAGATGAAAATATCAATCCGCAAGATCTTGAACTTGCTCTAAGCATAGCACTAACTTATGCTAAAACTCAAAATAATACAAAATACAAAATAGGTTTTAAAGATAAAATTTTCCAAAGTATGGCTTTTGAAGATAAAAATAAAATTCAAGAGTATTTTATAAATTAA